In one Roseburia intestinalis L1-82 genomic region, the following are encoded:
- a CDS encoding AbrB/MazE/SpoVT family DNA-binding domain-containing protein, with protein MKKPVYKLLDEKGRILIPKEFRQMAELESGDIVKLSMSSGKIVVSKVDIVEMGSQDPQAVEAYVNAAVKHMSPAKQVALAARILKFAQQEGGTDC; from the coding sequence ATGAAAAAACCGGTGTATAAGCTGTTAGACGAAAAAGGACGTATCCTGATTCCGAAAGAATTCCGCCAGATGGCAGAGCTTGAGAGCGGGGATATCGTAAAGCTGTCCATGAGCAGTGGAAAGATTGTGGTATCCAAAGTAGATATCGTTGAGATGGGGAGTCAGGACCCGCAGGCAGTGGAAGCCTATGTAAATGCAGCGGTAAAACATATGAGTCCTGCAAAACAGGTGGCGCTTGCGGCAAGGATTCTGAAATTCGCACAGCAGGAGGGAGGTACGGATTGTTAA
- a CDS encoding septation protein SpoVG family protein produces the protein MPRRANTQTQQEAVQENAAVQADAGADMQMEAAITKTQPEKGVLALADVKIGDFMTIRNVRIKEDDYGLTVAMPKTKAGANEQYRDAVFFADRGTKEKFDQTVQKAYETFMHQQTDLDEEPEEAEELEQEEGGMNMGM, from the coding sequence ATGCCTAGAAGAGCAAATACACAGACACAGCAGGAAGCAGTACAGGAAAATGCCGCAGTGCAGGCAGACGCAGGGGCAGACATGCAGATGGAGGCTGCCATTACAAAAACACAGCCGGAAAAGGGCGTCCTTGCCCTTGCCGATGTAAAAATCGGGGATTTCATGACGATCCGAAATGTCAGAATCAAGGAAGATGACTACGGGCTGACCGTTGCCATGCCGAAAACAAAGGCAGGAGCAAATGAACAGTACAGGGATGCGGTGTTCTTTGCCGACAGGGGAACCAAGGAAAAATTTGACCAGACGGTACAGAAAGCGTATGAAACTTTTATGCACCAGCAGACGGATCTGGACGAGGAACCGGAGGAGGCAGAGGAGCTGGAACAGGAAGAAGGCGGCATGAACATGGGAATGTAA
- a CDS encoding DUF4320 family protein, with protein sequence MKRIYKIMRDKKGEGYIDAAVVVFCVMFVIALGVRIFPVFITKIQLDNFADELVREAEISGRVGSETTARQRTLEEKTGIHPAVSWSRTGKIQLNEEVTVTLTLQKDLGLFGKLRSFPVTIRARASGKSEVYWK encoded by the coding sequence ATGAAACGGATCTATAAAATCATGAGGGACAAAAAGGGGGAGGGATATATCGATGCGGCAGTCGTTGTATTCTGCGTGATGTTTGTCATTGCCCTTGGCGTCAGGATATTCCCGGTTTTTATCACGAAGATACAGCTTGACAATTTTGCAGACGAGCTGGTGAGGGAGGCAGAGATCAGCGGCAGGGTTGGAAGTGAGACAACCGCAAGGCAGAGAACCTTGGAGGAAAAAACAGGGATACATCCAGCCGTAAGCTGGTCAAGAACCGGAAAAATCCAGTTGAATGAAGAGGTGACGGTAACACTGACGTTGCAGAAAGACCTCGGACTTTTTGGGAAATTAAGGTCGTTCCCGGTAACCATAAGGGCGAGGGCATCGGGAAAGAGTGAGGTGTATTGGAAATGA
- the cpaB gene encoding Flp pilus assembly protein CpaB, with amino-acid sequence MKLLKNRTVLGVLCIAVSLLICFAVTPLVNAGLSQKTTIVRFVKDVKAGEEIKKGMLQEVEVGGYNLPENVLRSITEAEGKYLTADVYAGDYIVAEKVADEPAAENKYLYNLNGEKQAISITISSFAEGLSGKLKSGDIVSVIAPDYLGSGETVIPAELKYVEVIAVTAKSGYDANTQEQEEEKELPSTVTVLVRPEQSRLLARLEAEGEIHLSLVYRGDSQKAAQFIEAQDLVLEELLEETTEEEEVSVVKNEVPRTGGEADAVTAEETSADEKNDTDMEE; translated from the coding sequence ATGAAACTGTTAAAAAACCGTACTGTTCTTGGGGTACTCTGCATTGCAGTGTCCCTGCTCATCTGTTTTGCAGTAACACCGCTTGTCAATGCCGGACTGTCCCAAAAGACCACAATCGTGCGTTTTGTAAAGGACGTTAAGGCAGGCGAAGAGATCAAAAAAGGAATGCTGCAGGAAGTCGAGGTGGGAGGTTACAACCTGCCCGAAAATGTGTTAAGGAGCATCACGGAGGCGGAAGGAAAATATCTGACCGCAGATGTTTATGCAGGGGATTATATCGTAGCAGAAAAAGTAGCGGACGAGCCGGCTGCAGAAAATAAATACCTGTACAACTTAAACGGGGAAAAACAGGCAATCTCCATCACTATCAGTTCTTTTGCGGAAGGACTCTCCGGCAAATTAAAGAGCGGGGATATCGTGTCGGTCATCGCACCGGATTACCTGGGCAGCGGCGAGACAGTCATCCCGGCAGAATTAAAATATGTGGAGGTCATCGCAGTGACGGCAAAGTCCGGCTATGATGCCAATACACAGGAGCAGGAAGAGGAGAAGGAGCTTCCGTCCACCGTCACGGTGTTAGTCAGACCGGAGCAGAGCAGACTGCTGGCAAGGCTGGAAGCAGAGGGAGAAATCCACCTGTCACTGGTATACAGGGGAGACAGCCAGAAAGCCGCACAGTTCATTGAAGCACAGGATCTGGTGCTGGAGGAGCTTCTGGAAGAAACCACAGAGGAAGAAGAGGTATCTGTTGTAAAAAATGAGGTGCCGAGGACAGGAGGGGAAGCGGATGCAGTGACGGCAGAAGAAACCTCGGCAGACGAGAAAAATGATACGGATATGGAGGAATAG
- a CDS encoding DUF6550 family protein, which translates to MKDKTKKWLAVAGLLAVCAVLVFGISRVLYHEPDREAQVVERESEETELFVETETPEPAPAESTEAEMEEPLVIETETGTSVNDREQEIQETPEKTEEEKPSEPPALSEGTATDQPDTPPSYEEEKQEEPAPAENQTPKTGDTKDGMVYVEGFGWITDEGEGSGTYADDMYENGNKIGIMD; encoded by the coding sequence ATGAAAGATAAGACAAAAAAGTGGCTGGCAGTCGCAGGACTTCTAGCAGTATGTGCGGTGCTTGTGTTTGGAATCAGCAGGGTGCTCTACCATGAGCCGGACAGGGAGGCACAGGTCGTGGAGAGAGAATCGGAGGAGACAGAACTTTTTGTGGAGACAGAAACACCGGAACCGGCTCCGGCAGAAAGCACAGAAGCAGAGATGGAAGAGCCGCTTGTGATCGAGACGGAGACAGGAACTTCCGTAAATGACAGGGAGCAGGAAATTCAGGAAACCCCGGAGAAAACAGAAGAGGAAAAACCGAGTGAGCCGCCTGCACTGTCTGAGGGAACCGCCACGGACCAGCCGGATACACCACCGTCCTATGAGGAGGAAAAACAGGAGGAACCGGCTCCGGCAGAGAACCAGACGCCAAAGACAGGTGATACCAAAGACGGCATGGTATATGTGGAAGGCTTCGGATGGATTACCGATGAAGGGGAAGGCTCAGGCACCTACGCAGATGACATGTATGAAAATGGCAATAAGATCGGAATCATGGATTAA
- a CDS encoding ATPase, T2SS/T4P/T4SS family yields the protein MKNNQNLFFSPEEKGRAFSDVLKEVQEYISSKYSTLMVEGGSEEVKQQVKRYITKYICDYRITVKGKTQEQLIDDLYTEMAEFSFLTKYIFGTGIEEIDINSWRDIEIQYNDGRCEKLEEHFESPEHAVNVIRRMLHVSGMVLDNASPAVLGHLSKNIRIAVLKTPLVDEDVGIAASIRIVNPQSLKKENFVDGGTATGEMLDFLAECLRYGISICVAGATSSGKTTLAGWLLTTIPDGKRIFTIENGSRELALVREKDGKVTNSVIHTLTRYSENEKQNIDQDMLLDMALRFNPEIICVGEMRSSEAYTAQESARTGHTVLTTIHSNSCESTYSRMRTLCKRKYDMDDEVLMDLVTEAFPIVVFTKQLENRKRKLMEIMECEITADGKRKFNPLYRYEITENRMEGDRFIINGTHKKVCGISESLKKRFLENGMPKDVLERIEKGGEKAC from the coding sequence ATGAAAAACAACCAGAATCTGTTCTTTTCCCCGGAGGAAAAGGGAAGGGCGTTTTCGGATGTCTTAAAAGAGGTGCAGGAGTATATCTCCAGCAAATATTCCACGCTCATGGTAGAAGGCGGGAGCGAGGAAGTAAAACAGCAGGTCAAGCGGTACATCACAAAGTATATCTGCGACTACCGCATCACGGTAAAGGGAAAAACACAGGAACAGTTGATCGATGACCTTTACACGGAAATGGCAGAGTTTTCCTTCCTCACCAAGTACATTTTTGGAACCGGGATAGAGGAAATCGATATCAATTCCTGGCGGGATATCGAGATACAGTACAATGACGGCAGGTGTGAAAAGCTGGAGGAACACTTCGAGTCCCCGGAGCATGCGGTCAATGTCATAAGGCGCATGCTCCATGTGTCGGGCATGGTGTTGGACAATGCCTCCCCTGCGGTGTTAGGGCATCTGAGCAAAAATATCCGAATCGCCGTGTTAAAGACGCCGCTTGTGGATGAAGATGTGGGGATTGCAGCGTCCATCCGTATTGTCAATCCGCAGAGCCTGAAAAAGGAAAACTTTGTGGATGGCGGCACCGCAACAGGGGAAATGCTGGATTTTCTGGCAGAGTGCCTGCGTTATGGAATCAGCATCTGTGTTGCAGGAGCAACCAGTTCGGGAAAGACCACGCTTGCAGGCTGGCTGCTTACCACCATACCGGATGGAAAGCGCATCTTTACCATCGAAAACGGCAGCCGTGAGCTGGCACTTGTAAGGGAAAAGGATGGAAAAGTGACCAACAGTGTCATCCATACGCTGACCAGATACAGCGAAAATGAAAAGCAGAATATTGATCAGGACATGCTCCTCGATATGGCACTGCGTTTCAACCCGGAGATCATCTGTGTCGGGGAGATGCGTAGTTCGGAGGCGTACACGGCACAGGAATCGGCAAGAACCGGTCATACAGTGCTTACCACGATCCACAGCAACAGTTGTGAATCCACTTACAGCCGAATGAGGACACTGTGCAAGAGAAAATATGACATGGATGATGAGGTGTTGATGGACCTTGTAACGGAGGCATTCCCTATCGTGGTGTTCACCAAGCAGCTTGAGAACCGCAAGAGAAAACTCATGGAAATCATGGAGTGTGAGATCACGGCAGACGGAAAGCGGAAGTTTAACCCGCTGTACCGCTATGAGATCACCGAAAACCGGATGGAAGGGGACCGCTTTATCATTAACGGCACGCATAAGAAGGTGTGCGGAATTTCCGAGAGCCTCAAAAAGAGATTTTTGGAAAACGGCATGCCAAAAGATGTGCTGGAAAGAATTGAAAAAGGAGGGGAGAAAGCATGCTGA
- a CDS encoding YodL domain-containing protein, with product MKRIYVQNGIVFYYGNPAGYLGDGTAVIDCMFQKEELVSFVKEQFLVEPVFREGVYDRLSEGGGVKETAEVSIGEGRRLRIYQLGQDSPIMMRFISLAERKKRGYDRPRREEYVRVYEGEIENYSLEEVWEKYGRRVPEGFQGHALSISDVVEFADGEVSRFFYVEPSGYEEIRF from the coding sequence ATGAAAAGGATTTATGTTCAGAACGGGATTGTATTTTATTATGGGAATCCGGCTGGCTATCTGGGAGATGGGACAGCAGTCATCGACTGCATGTTCCAGAAAGAGGAGCTGGTTTCGTTTGTGAAGGAACAGTTTTTGGTGGAACCCGTATTCCGGGAGGGTGTGTATGACCGGCTGTCGGAGGGAGGTGGTGTCAAAGAGACAGCGGAGGTCAGTATCGGGGAAGGGAGGAGGCTTAGAATCTATCAACTGGGACAGGACAGTCCAATCATGATGCGGTTTATCAGTCTGGCAGAGAGAAAAAAGAGAGGGTATGACAGACCGCGCAGGGAGGAATATGTCAGAGTCTATGAGGGGGAGATAGAAAACTATAGTCTGGAGGAAGTCTGGGAGAAATACGGACGGAGAGTACCGGAAGGGTTTCAGGGACATGCATTGTCCATTTCGGATGTGGTCGAGTTTGCGGATGGGGAAGTCAGCCGCTTTTTCTATGTCGAGCCATCCGGGTATGAGGAAATCAGATTTTAA
- a CDS encoding prepilin peptidase has product MIRLAFFFSALSLAAVMDIRTRTIPDWLVVLVALTSVLPPGTPNFLGVLAGLPLLLAGITIGGIGGGDVKLMGACGLILGASQALTGLFLALCLLVLWHAAGNMGRKKNRKKQKEEKEQAYPLVPFLFAGMLIGIWIGG; this is encoded by the coding sequence ATGATAAGGCTGGCTTTCTTTTTTTCTGCCCTGTCTTTGGCGGCGGTCATGGATATACGGACAAGGACCATCCCGGACTGGCTGGTTGTTCTGGTGGCACTTACCAGCGTGCTGCCACCGGGAACACCAAATTTTTTGGGTGTTCTTGCAGGACTTCCGCTGCTCCTTGCAGGGATTACCATAGGAGGAATCGGCGGAGGGGATGTGAAACTCATGGGGGCATGCGGCCTGATACTTGGAGCGAGCCAAGCGCTTACGGGACTGTTCCTTGCATTGTGTCTGCTGGTGCTGTGGCATGCGGCAGGGAACATGGGCAGAAAAAAGAACAGAAAGAAACAAAAAGAGGAGAAGGAACAGGCATACCCGCTTGTTCCGTTTCTTTTTGCAGGAATGCTGATTGGTATCTGGATAGGAGGTTAA
- a CDS encoding DUF6133 family protein, which translates to MRNMMKKAAQNVKAVAVRAGMLMKDTKGENYVDTAVKILIAVVLGALLLAGLYALFGDVVMPTLTQRIQDMFNYAG; encoded by the coding sequence ATGAGAAATATGATGAAAAAAGCAGCACAGAATGTAAAGGCAGTTGCCGTAAGAGCAGGGATGTTAATGAAGGATACCAAGGGTGAGAACTATGTGGATACGGCGGTCAAAATCCTGATCGCAGTCGTTCTCGGCGCACTGCTCCTGGCAGGTCTTTATGCACTCTTCGGGGATGTGGTGATGCCTACCCTTACCCAGAGAATTCAGGACATGTTTAACTACGCAGGATAA
- a CDS encoding SpoVG family protein, with product MPKAKTAQSRAETTEQLAPSGAGNKENSLLQFDVRIQSIRPRESIKGTASVNINGAFAIRGVKIIEGSNGLFVSMPSYKVGNEYKDICFPITQECRKQLHEAVIGAYEQAISQGQDTVAKHHGMQAPEGQPMEMAGM from the coding sequence ATGCCAAAGGCAAAAACTGCCCAGAGCCGGGCAGAAACCACAGAACAGCTGGCACCATCCGGAGCAGGGAACAAAGAAAACTCCCTGCTCCAGTTTGATGTGCGCATCCAGTCCATCCGGCCGAGGGAAAGCATCAAGGGAACGGCATCCGTAAACATCAACGGGGCATTTGCAATCCGGGGTGTCAAGATCATTGAGGGAAGCAATGGACTGTTTGTTTCCATGCCAAGCTATAAGGTTGGGAATGAGTACAAGGACATCTGTTTCCCTATCACGCAGGAATGCAGAAAACAGCTCCATGAAGCAGTCATCGGAGCTTATGAGCAGGCAATCTCGCAGGGGCAGGACACGGTGGCAAAGCATCATGGGATGCAGGCACCGGAAGGACAGCCGATGGAGATGGCAGGAATGTAA
- a CDS encoding ParA family protein: MKNSLFQRNLEQEREEEMPEEGGVLAVWGSPSSGKTVVSVKLAEHLAKKKRNVILILADMVTPPLPYLCAPSDIEQERSLGSILAASHVTENLIKKNCMFYRKNDYLSMVGMLKGENVFTYPPYEKEQAAELLQLAAQIAPYVIVDCTSNIASDILSAVALMEADTVLRLAGCDLKSISYLSSQLPLLSDHKWDADKQLKAVSNIRQQEASSHMEQILGSVSFQIPHSSEVEAQFLEGELLGELGLKESRTFRREIEKISREVFGV; this comes from the coding sequence ATGAAAAATTCTTTGTTCCAGAGAAATCTGGAGCAGGAAAGGGAAGAAGAGATGCCGGAAGAGGGAGGCGTGCTTGCCGTGTGGGGCAGCCCTTCCTCTGGCAAGACGGTGGTGTCTGTGAAACTGGCAGAGCATCTGGCAAAGAAAAAAAGAAATGTCATCTTAATCCTTGCGGATATGGTCACGCCGCCGCTGCCCTACTTATGCGCACCGTCAGACATTGAACAGGAAAGGTCGTTGGGGAGCATTCTTGCCGCATCCCATGTGACGGAAAACCTCATCAAGAAGAACTGCATGTTCTACCGGAAGAATGATTATCTTTCCATGGTCGGGATGTTAAAGGGGGAGAATGTGTTCACCTATCCGCCCTATGAAAAAGAGCAGGCGGCAGAACTGCTCCAGCTTGCAGCACAGATCGCACCGTATGTCATCGTGGACTGCACCAGCAATATCGCATCGGATATCCTGTCGGCAGTCGCATTGATGGAGGCAGATACGGTATTAAGGCTGGCAGGGTGTGACTTAAAATCCATCAGTTACTTATCCTCCCAGCTTCCACTGCTCTCAGACCACAAATGGGATGCCGACAAGCAGCTAAAGGCCGTGTCCAATATCAGACAGCAGGAGGCGAGCAGCCACATGGAACAGATCCTTGGCAGTGTGTCGTTCCAGATTCCGCACAGCAGTGAGGTGGAAGCACAGTTTTTAGAAGGGGAACTGCTTGGGGAACTCGGCTTGAAAGAGAGCCGGACATTCCGCAGGGAGATAGAGAAAATCAGCAGGGAGGTATTCGGGGTATGA
- a CDS encoding type II secretion system F family protein, which translates to MLTLQVIACIGIITGAFLLFHIRLNDFTGNIFHRLLDAPKGIREEILEETKRRKKSYFRREIEEVQAILKTTDREELFPLLCTASLLLFAAGAAIAVMIGNVFLIPVLACGFLFLPFWYIRLTASHFKKDVSSELETALSIITTAYLRSEDILTSVEENLEYLNPPVKTVFADFVSRIRLIDPDLEAALEELKGKIENDVFMEWVDALKSCLYDRSLKTTLTPIVAKLSDMRIVNAELEYLVFEPRKEFITMVVLAVGNIPLLYFLNQSWYDTLMHTIPGQIMLAVTGAIIFVSTACVIKLTKPIEYRT; encoded by the coding sequence ATGCTGACATTACAGGTCATTGCCTGCATCGGGATCATTACAGGGGCATTCCTGCTGTTCCACATCCGGCTAAATGACTTTACGGGGAACATTTTCCACAGGCTTTTGGACGCACCGAAAGGAATCCGTGAGGAGATACTGGAGGAAACCAAGCGCAGGAAAAAATCCTATTTCCGAAGGGAAATCGAGGAAGTACAGGCAATTTTGAAAACAACGGACAGGGAGGAGCTGTTCCCGCTTTTATGCACGGCATCCCTCCTGCTGTTTGCCGCAGGAGCAGCCATTGCCGTCATGATCGGAAATGTTTTTTTAATTCCGGTGCTGGCGTGCGGATTTTTATTTCTGCCGTTCTGGTACATCAGGCTGACCGCATCCCATTTCAAAAAGGATGTGTCATCGGAACTGGAAACCGCACTGTCCATTATTACAACGGCATACCTGCGAAGTGAGGACATCCTTACTTCGGTGGAGGAAAACCTCGAATATTTAAATCCGCCGGTCAAGACCGTGTTTGCAGATTTTGTGTCAAGAATCCGCCTCATAGATCCAGACCTTGAAGCAGCCTTGGAGGAGCTTAAGGGAAAGATTGAAAATGATGTGTTCATGGAGTGGGTGGATGCCTTAAAGTCCTGCCTGTATGACAGGTCACTAAAGACAACGCTGACACCGATCGTGGCGAAACTGTCGGACATGCGCATCGTGAATGCAGAGCTGGAATATCTGGTATTTGAACCCAGAAAGGAATTTATCACAATGGTGGTGTTGGCAGTGGGGAATATCCCGCTGTTATATTTCCTGAACCAGTCCTGGTACGATACGCTCATGCATACCATCCCCGGACAGATTATGCTGGCAGTTACCGGCGCAATTATTTTTGTTTCCACGGCATGCGTCATAAAACTGACAAAGCCGATTGAATACCGGACATAA